In Vespula pensylvanica isolate Volc-1 chromosome 2, ASM1446617v1, whole genome shotgun sequence, the genomic window cgataacgaaagagagagagagagagagagagagagagagagagagagagagagagagagagattttgaATCGTCCGCTTACGCATCGTTTTATACCTGCATTCTTTCCTACTGTTGCTTGTAAGCGTAACGAGCCAAACAACTTCCAAGCCTATCGGCGTGAAAtactgagaaaaaaaaggaagacgatTTTCCTGGGaagactaataataatatctaataatacgTCGACTTCGCTTTAACGTTACGCACAATGGCgcattattctattattatgtTCATAATAGGGACGAATCCAAggtgtctctctccctctctccttctctttcgttcctttttaaatacatttatgatGATAAAATATGCATGCAACCCACTCACCGTGCATTCACGCCACAGCACGAATAAGAGCGTACGTTAGGTAGATATGTTGCACACTGTGACAAGAGAAAAGACCACACGTTCGTCAGAGATTGCCTCATTCACGTACGTGCGTGTTCTGACGATGACGTCGGGTCTCTTCCATATGggctcgaaaaagaaagaggggtcAGAGGGAaaggggggagggagggagagagagagaaagcacgcGCGCGCACCTCCAAGAAAGAGTACAACTACGAAaacgagagataaatagagaacgGACGAGACGAAAGAGTTCGTTGAGCGAAGAAGAGGACGGAATTATCTTGAAAGTGACGTCACGCAATCTTTCAAACGAAACCCGCGAAAATGCCTcctacgtgtacgtatatattatatattgaggTAATTCGACCTATTAAATTTAGTGATTatcttaaaaacaaaaaagaaaaaagaaaaaaaaaaaacaagaatattatcgttaaaagtaacgttaataatattgtttttgaaatattttgatttacgTCGAGTACAAactcattattttcatcgtttaatCTCTCGCTCTAAGTATATACTTGATTACAAAGAAtacaaaattgtaatattgGTGTTCGTCGATATTCTTGAATAAGTGGAAATGCAAACCCTTCATTATCTCGAAGGATAAGAAAGTGGACTTGGATACATCgtgttctcctttctctctctctctctctctctctctctctctctctctctctctcctctctctctctctcacgattCCAATTTAATCGGATACTTATTAAGTCCGCACAAAAATAAATGCTAAGTCGAGTCCGGTATGACGAAACTCGTCTGCGTATGCGCGAGTGAATCCTATTATCGTCTAACGACACGATGTCACGTGTACCTTGTGTCGcgttttattttgaaaagtcGAGCGTCGCGGCGCTACGCGAATGGCgccaaaaataatttcttattttcttgttaataCGCTTTTAGATTCTACCCGACAGGAGGACcgagtataaatatatagacaaATAGGTGTAGTTAGTTAAGTAGGTAGATGGTAGGACAGTTCCGCGAATTTGATTCGTCTCCTCATCCCCTGGGTCTTGCGTCTCCGAGTTGGTCCGCTTTTAAAATGTTCTCTCGATATTCCGAATGCGTCGAGATGAACGATCGCAAGGTCGCTGTTAGTAGCGTAGAGAAAAGGGGAGGGGAAGGAGAAGAACGTGCTCCGTCTCCTTCCTACGATTTATCGTggcgaacgacgaacgaaaagGGGATGGAGCACGACGAACCCAAATGAGGTCGTAGTTAACGTGTAAAAGGAGAGTTCGGGGAAAAGAAACCTCTCGAACGgtgttcgaattttttttcaaaggcaCAACGGTAGGAGGTCCACGCCCACTGCCGCGTGTTCCGCGGCTGACTGCTTTACGAACGATGACGTttagagagggggagggaggggggagaaaaaagagacagagagaaataaaaaaaaaaaacaagaaaaaaactgAAGCAAAGAGGacaacaaaaacagaaaaaaaggaaaaaaaaaaagaacgggcAGGTCGTTCGCGTTAATGGAACAACCTTCGCACGTTCTCTCATTCTCGGTAACATCGTATCGTAGATCACTATCAAAGGATTTAAGCGATTCGAGGTAAGCTGGGATCGCTATCAAGGCTTTCCCTGAACGGCTGCTGATAATTTTACAGCTCGATATCTGTATACGTgggcgtgtgtatgtgtctctctctctctctatgtatgcGCGCGTTTGTATGCATGCGCGCCTGTGTGACGTGTTGTATTTAAACGGAAGAAGGATGACGGATTTCATGGAGCGATTCGGTGACACGAAATctatcgattgatcgatcgatctttcttacGTGTGATTGACGTGACTCATGACGTCGCTCGAGAAATACGATTCTAAGTATTCCATATCGTCTCGTCCTTTAAAACTTATGTACTCACGCTGataatgtatacatgtatatattcgtgCATATGATAGCGTACCTCGTACTTACATATGAAACAATTCTTAATATCGCTCGATTTCCAATCGCGATTccgaaaaaaatttgtcatcGATTTTAACGAAGTCTTGAGTGatcgtttcttcgaatttgTAAGTTCTTTACCttacaatctttttttgttttttttgttattgttgttactgttattgtaaatttattctctttctttatcagatagacagatagatagagagcgagagagagagcgagagagagagagagagagagagagagagaaggaaaatgtaTGTGAAAAGCTAatgacttctctctctttctcttttgccgTGGAAAGAGACCGAGTGATTCTAACGAGATATCACTTTTCCTCGAAGTAGCGTGAGTATAAATGCGCGTAATGTACACCTTCAGAATTCCATGGACCCCGAAGATAAAAAGGGTACGGTATAATCGTTTGCTCGCGGAACGAGCCGCGCGTTAATGCGATAATTCTCGAACGAATCGCGAATGACATATTTCCAAAAGTTATCATCGACGTCATCGTTATCGGTCGTTTTCGTGCGTGAGTTCGTTACAATGATACGGTACGACGCGATAGGACGTGGATATGATGCTGCTTTCGTCAGAGGATTGGAATTAAAAACATGTGTTTACTTTTTCTTGAGAATCATTAAGATTAACGGAGAAAgacgaatttatataaataacgtttatttatcttatatcatggaagtaataataatatgtagttgttttcgatttcgataagaaatttgCTGGAAAGTCAGCTGATTATCTTACCTTGATTTTTGatcattttatacttttatatatatggtcCTGGAAGAAAGGGGAGGAgatgagaataaaaaggataataaagaaagggGTTGAGTAGGGTGAGAGGAAAGTTGAGATGAAGGGACTGGTATAGAAGGCGGGACAGGGTCGAGCTTTTGGCATTGCGACACCGGATCggctccttctctctttctctctctctctctctttccctccctcgcTCTCAGAGGCAGAACGCCGAGACTCGACTTCGTGGAAGCGGCCATTCGCGCTACTCCACTAATACTACGAAATCACCGACACACACGTGGCCACACACTCACAATAAACTCTTATATACTCTCCCGTCTGTATGgacatatctctttttctttctctctctctcattctctctctctctctctctctctctctctcgctttgtGGTGTCTCTAATATTTGCCAGTATTCGGATGCTCCTTTATGACACGCTCACAAAGTTACCCACAGcaatctcttttcctcttgttCATCTAACTCTGAGAGCATTGTAttcatgaaagaaagagagagagagaaacgtcaTTCCTAGATGATCACTTCGATCACCagcttctccctctctatctctttctattacgCTTCCGTCGATTATTTACGTTGAAATTGTTGCGTAAGACTATTTGGATAGACGCAAAAACACGCGAGTACTAAGAAATCGTGATATAGATGCCGTACAGTTCTTCCATTCGAAAGATTTACGCAATTTACTCGTGACGTTTTTATCACGCTTCTGTTCGATTTACGGAATTAAAAGTAccaagatagagatagatagagaaaaagagagagagagagagagaaagagagggacaaatggtattaaaaaaaaataaggtgaaaaataaaattgccgGAGTTAATCATGACGTATTTGATTATACATTTttgattatacaaaaatacCCTCTCTAGATTCGAATcgaaattgatttcttttcatagAGATAAGTCTTCGGTAATATTTCTAGATTATTACTCATATAATAAACTgaaacgttttatcgatcgggacaaatttttgttcttcgtcgtattttgaaaatcttgtaattctcttttttcaatcttatCTGTTTTACATATGACAAATCTATTCGAAGGATACTTTAAAACGATATCGTAGTAAAATCGTGCAAGTTTCCTACGCTTCTTCGATATTCGCCTACTATTGCGAATCATCATTTCTGTGATCAATACTCGAGACTCGCACACCGTTGTGTCGCATTTTATCGAAGGGAGAACTCCTGTAACTTTCCGCCGTTCCGTTCGTAGTAAACCGTCAATAATATATTCTGAGAAAATCACGTCACTTTATAAAAGAGTATAATAACTTCTATAATTCGCGTATGTCAGGATGGTTCGCGTGGTAAGGAGAAAAGTGGTAAAAACATTAACTACCAtcaacgtgtgtgtgtgtgtgtgtatatatatatatgtatgcatgtatattcTCGGTAAGGTCCCTTTCATTTACCGGAAATACGAGAAATCTAGAATCGTTTgatgagagaagaaataaggtAAAAGCCAAAGGAAGCGGAAGTTTTTCGTTTCGCTTCTGCCGAACAAAAAAGGAGcttctaataaatttctcgATTCAAGGCATATGTCTCGTTTATAAATACACTCTTGTATTCGAGCAACTCGATGCTTGAAAATAGATTATCGAAACGACTTATAGAACAAACAACACCGTGAATTCGTGAAACATGTCTTTTAATACGAATTCGTTTCTCTGTGTTTGCATGTGCGTGTCCATTTACCTAGAAGTACGTAACTACTTACTTCCTGCGGTGCTTAGAAGCTTCGGTCACGCTGGAACACACGTTTATTGTATCACGTTCGATGATAACTCGACCGTATAGATATAAtgattttgaatataaaaaaagaaactcttttatacattaatatgCAGCAAACTGAAATATACGGAATCAAATTgcacaatttttttatagagcACGCAAGGCTTTTAGATGTtcgtttagaaaaatgtttaatttatttctttttcgttgtatGATTTTAGGTGACGGTCTGCCACCAATGTTGTACTTCACTCTACGACGGTGACGCGAGCTAATTAAGTTTCAAGATGCTGACAGTGATGTGTCCTAATTGTCGCCATCGGTTCCCGGCGACCGGTTGCTGCGATCCGAGAGCAACGCAAAAGGACAATAACTTCGAGGAAACGTCGGCTTACTACGGCGGTATGTTGGTGCCCAGAGGATATACCAGCGGTGGTGGTTGTGTGATAAACGCACCAACGATCATTCACGGGCCAGCTATTATCCAGTCGGACGGACGTCATTGCGGTTCCGTCACAAGAATCGTTGACGCCGAAACGATCGACTCGGCGAAAGGTTCGACATGCGATAACGATAAGCCGATGAAGAACTCGACTTGTAATTCGTCAGAGAGGCTAACGAAGTGTCCACGATCTGACCAGTCCGATGATCAGACGAAAATGCAAACGGAAGATCGTCAATCGCCCTCGATATGTCGTATAACGACTACTTGCGATCTGACAGGTGGTAGCGTGACCATTTCAACACCCAGTATACAGTCAGGAGGTTGTTTTATTCAAAGCACCAATTCTTGCGTCCTGGTGCAGACTCCGCACGTCGAAATTCGTCCGAAATTGTCGGGCGGAGGTTGTCTTGTTCAAACGAAAATATCGACGGACGATCAGGACGACAGTTTAGTTGCGAAGTCGACGATGGACGAACAAATCGACGATACCAGATGTGCCTTTTCCAATCTCgaagatatttattcgaatagaATGACTCTGATACCACCAAGTGGATGTCAAGAATTACCGGGTATCAGGAGGAGTTCTTCGTCGAAGGTCTGCTCGGAAAAACGGCCGATCGACGAAGATTTCGATAGACCACGTTATAATTTTTGCGAAGGTGACTCTGGATTTTCTAGTATCAAAGTAACGCACAAGCAAGATTCCCGAACGCACGACAGGTTTCACGATAAAGAAGAACAGTTACCATCGAAACAGCAGTCAACGACGAGACATCGAGCTACCTTTCAAGATCCGGTCTTTTGTTCGCGACCGCAGTCCGGTTGCATGGAAAAGAAGTCTGATTGCTCGCACAACGACGTTCGAAATCTTTGTCAAGGGAACATAATGATGGTTAATAATGGGTTGCAATTTAATCCGTCCATAGGAGACTTTTCGAAGAACTCAAACGATCACGAatctcttcttcatccttctAGCGGCGTTCAGATTCAAGTGAACGCTACTGTTCAATTGCCGGCGAATTTAGGTCAATGTTTTGTGAATATAACGGCAACTAGAACGAATTCCAACTGTCCTGAACGTTCCGCGGGTATCGGAAGCTGTAACAATTTCAACGGTGGTGGTATCGTCGAGTCAGAGGACGATTGTGTTAGGAACGATTCCGTCATGAAAGATTGCGACAACGGGAGTACTTACAATAATaccgaaagaagagaggaaacaCCAACTACACCTGTTTCTTGGGTTATCCCTTGGGGTTTTGATACCTACCTGATAGACAAGGATAGAGCAAAATTACTGGAGGTGAAGAAACTTCTTCAAACGTGCGGATGGTATCACGAGGGTCTAAGCTGGCAACAAAGTGAAAGTCTTCTTAAGAACGCTGCCGTTGGCAGATGGTTGATGAGAGATAGCTCGGACAGCAGATACACCTTTGCTGTTTCCGTGCAAACCGAAAGGGGTCCAACATCCGTCAGAGTACACTATTTTCTTAGACGCTTTAGGCTAGACGCAGAACCAAGATTCGCTCTTGCCATGCCGCTCTTCGATTGTCCTATCAAAATGTTAGAACATTACGTCGAGTATTCGAAAAGAATAGATGAGCATAGGAGAGAGGTCTGGGTCGATTTTAGCGGCCAACTTTACAGTCAAATCTACCTCACGAAACCTTTGGTCAAAGAAGTTAGATCCCTTTCTCACTTGGCACGATTAAGCGTCAACAAGAACAAGTTACCTACCGAACATCTGCCACCAATCATCAAAAATTATCTCGCGGAGTATCCGTACGCGCTTTGAGTATACGGTTTCGTTGCCTCTCTTCCACTTTTCTTACGAGCTAAACACGCGAGacatctatttttatattaattccaAACATTTAACCGTTTGCTCGGAATTTTGTTGATGGGAGCTGTCGTTCagagatcatttttcttttcttgtttttttcttgttcagttttctttcctattttcgtttttacgcAACAGACTcgataaattttgaataatttttttttttttagggaaTATCACATTTGGTGACGGTATATGCTATTCGGAATAATATGTATCGttcaaaattttttgattCCGAGCATTTGGCCGATGGGAAAAGATGAGGTGAAACGATAGttgtataagaaataaagCACGGATGAGATATCAGATTGATATGAGAAATGATACTTCACATTACATtcaattttcaagatttttcttacACCAATTCATCGAGCAATAGCTACGTACGTAGCGAatgagaattattttctaataagaattccgagatatatatatatataaagagaaagatcgatctaCATGGATTTATGTAACgcctcatttttatttttaagactGGGACAGTAGGAACAACGAGAGcaatgatactttttttttaagctatATTCTGAGAAGCAAACTCTTCAACTTGATCAGGAATGCGTGTTGACGTTGTTCGATTGAATTATTAGTGCACGGATCCTGAAATTATATCCTTagtaactttttattattataacttaaaTGTGTGTTCGCGAAAGGCGTATTGCGCTGTACTGATAAGTTGAATGAATTTCACTTTGGTACTGTTCTAACATTCTGAAGGATTGTAATCCCACTTTTCCGAGTATTTATTTAGGGACTGAAATATTttaacctatatatatatgatgtataatGTTGTCTAAAGTCATTGTGTGGATTAATTGCCACATTTCCTCCTAACGTAATACGCTTAGAGTTAAGTCGCCGCGCTAGACTTACGCTAATATGTTGTTAATTTGCCTATTTTTGTCGGCAAAAATGTTTTCAACGAAAGTCGAAGCGActgaattaaacaaatttctctgattattcgaatatattcaTCTGCCATACAgcattatgaatatttaaagtGAATTAGGATTTCTAAACGACCGTTCGCAGCGccagaaatatataatgtcgaataaaaaataacgtaaAAGTATAGGCAActtaaatcgaatataataataataataataataataataataataataataataataataataataataataataataataataataatagttataaaaatataataataaaaataataatagtagtaagtaaataaatagtcATTGTAGTTATATCGAAAGTCATCATATGGAATTAGTTtacatattgaaattttttaccgTCGATTAAACGGCATGAAAGTATTGCTTAGCAAAGGACCTTCGGGTCCTTCTTAGGATGAGCCATTGATAACGTATCAAATTTGCGACGAGTTATTCgttagaagaaacaaaaaaaggataataaacaaattatggCGCTGTCATATGAAATTCCTAATAACGTTGACATAGGTCATAGTATAATGAAAGTATTTAATGTAAAGTCATATTGAAattcttgttatttttgtttacagtgtcaatcgtaaataaatcgtataatacataatagtCAAAACTTTCGATGACCAGCATCCAAAACGATGTGATAATAATCCGTTGCCAGAAAATAATAGACGTGTAGTAGTTTTATTGTCAATAGTAAATATtgcattattatatacaagtaAAAAAGCTATTGTAACAGACTGCTCTGCGGGTATTTTCGACTGATTCAATAGAAAGTAAAAGGAGGTTTTAGATAATTTGTGCTTGAACAATTTCCTCtggtaattttattattattttctgcgTTCTCTTCTATTGcaacgtttcgtttttctctcgtttagaATAAGATCGTTGTAAAAACCTCGCTTCTTTACGATTCTATAATTAACCGTATAATGTGTggtaaagataaattatacgtgcgatatataaatgtaattgaaaaataGATTACCTTTAGATAGGtctatatctaatattatttcgaacgaataaaaaagaaaaagatatacgtACATTTCGTTTTACATTTACGTTTCAAATTGAAATTAGTCAAttctagaaaataattatttaagttatttcttcatattttcacgatatgaaatttaatatagtaGAGTGCCCATTATCAACAGTCAAATGTGAATTGATATCGTGATCCCGTACTATCGTTGATACAACTTATGtactttataataaaacaatttcttaAAAACACTACGTGTTTGCCTGTACTTTTATATACTCatgaaaacgaatatatacgatattatgtgtataat contains:
- the LOC122637542 gene encoding uncharacterized protein LOC122637542, producing the protein MLTVMCPNCRHRFPATGCCDPRATQKDNNFEETSAYYGGMLVPRGYTSGGGCVINAPTIIHGPAIIQSDGRHCGSVTRIVDAETIDSAKGSTCDNDKPMKNSTCNSSERLTKCPRSDQSDDQTKMQTEDRQSPSICRITTTCDLTGGSVTISTPSIQSGGCFIQSTNSCVLVQTPHVEIRPKLSGGGCLVQTKISTDDQDDSLVAKSTMDEQIDDTRCAFSNLEDIYSNRMTLIPPSGCQELPGIRRSSSSKVCSEKRPIDEDFDRPRYNFCEGDSGFSSIKVTHKQDSRTHDRFHDKEEQLPSKQQSTTRHRATFQDPVFCSRPQSGCMEKKSDCSHNDVRNLCQGNIMMVNNGLQFNPSIGDFSKNSNDHESLLHPSSGVQIQVNATVQLPANLGQCFVNITATRTNSNCPERSAGIGSCNNFNGGGIVESEDDCVRNDSVMKDCDNGSTYNNTERREETPTTPVSWVIPWGFDTYLIDKDRAKLLEVKKLLQTCGWYHEGLSWQQSESLLKNAAVGRWLMRDSSDSRYTFAVSVQTERGPTSVRVHYFLRRFRLDAEPRFALAMPLFDCPIKMLEHYVEYSKRIDEHRREVWVDFSGQLYSQIYLTKPLVKEVRSLSHLARLSVNKNKLPTEHLPPIIKNYLAEYPYAL